The following DNA comes from Vicinamibacterales bacterium.
TTTCGGCGTGAGCCGGTAGTAGCGGGCGCGGCGGTTGTTCTCGGAGGTGCCCCAGAACGAGGCGATCCAGCCGCGATCCTCGAGGCGGTGCAGCGCGGGATACAGCGAACCGTGCTCGACCTGAAGAACATCTTCCGATCGGCGCTCGATCGCGTGGGCGATGGTGTGGCCGTGCGCCGGCCCGATCGCCAGCGTCTTGAGCACCAGCACGTCGAGGGTCCCCATCAGCATCTCGCCGTGCAGCGGCGCGCTTCCCCGTTTCGGCATCGTGCTCCACAAGATAATCTACCTGAGAGCGCAAGTAAAGCCGGCGGCGGATCGCCGCCGGCGGCCTCAGCGCACGGTCAGGAAGGCGATGAGATCGGCGACGTCCTGCGCCTTGAGCCCGAGCTGCGCCGCGCTCAGCATCAGCGATTCCGTCATCCGCCGGCGGTTGGCGACCCGGTTCGCCGGAATGATCTGGGTGAAGCCGCCGCGGCTCCGCATCATCAGCGGGTCTCCCTGCTTGATCAGCAGCCCCTGGATGACGAGCCCGTCCGTGGTGCGGAGCTCCGTGCCGTCGTAGCCCTGCGCGATCTCCGCGCTCGGCTGCACGATGGCGCGGGCGATGACCTCCGCCGACTTGCCCCGTCCCCAGCCATCGAGCGACGGCCCGACGTCGGGCCCGATACCGCCGATCGCGTGGCACATCACGCAGGCCGCCGTCAGCTGCTTGCCGCGCGCCGCATCGCCGCGCAACTGCAGGACCTCCGCGATCGCCGGGTCGGGCACGGACGCCGGCGGCGGCGCCGCGACCTCTTCGAGCTTGATCGCCTCCGGATCGTAGATCTTGGTCACCTTCAACGCCGCCTGGAGGTTGTGGCTCTGCCAGCTGTTGGAGACCCGGTTCAACAGCCACCAGATCGCCAGGTCGCGCAGCGGACCGGCGGGTCCGGCCAGCTTCAGCATCGCGTCCGACGCCGCCGGCACGTCGATGAAGGCCAGCGCGTCCATCGCGCGCCGCCGATCCTCGAGCGGCAGCTTGGCGGCGCGGGCGCGCGCCGCGAAGTCGTCGACCGCCGCCGGCACGTGCAGCCGCCACGCCAGCCACGCGAACGACGGCGACCACGCGAGCGGATCCGGCGGGACCCGCAGGTCGCGGCGCAGCCGTTCGTACACGGCCGCCTCCTTGCCCGTCGCCCCCGTGCCCCAGGCTTCGAGGTAGCTGCGATCCGTGCCGTCGAACCCGCGCGCCAGATCGACGAGGATGTCGAGCGACGCGGCCGCCGGCTGATCGCGCAGCGAGAGCGCCACCTCGCGCCTGACGCCGGGATCCGGATCGCGCGCGAGCCGCGCGGCCACGGGCAGCACGTCGAGGCCGGTGCGCCGCATCGCGCGATACGCGGCGATCTTCATCGCCGGATCGGTCTGCGATTCCGGGGTTCCGGCTCGCCGCCGCCCCTCCGGGCCGAGCTGGTACAGCAGATACAGACCGCGGCCCCTGACGTAGGGGTTGGGATCGGTGAGCAGCGCGGCGACGGCGTCGACGGCCGCGGCCCCGCGGGCCTTGAGCCCTTCGAATCCGATCGCCCGCACGTTCACCGCGGGTGAACGGAGCGCGGTGATGAGGCCGTCGATCGTCGAGGCGTCGAAGGCCGGGGGCTTCGACACGAAGCCCTTCGGCGCGATCCGGTAGATCGCGCCGGCGGTCGTGTCGTCGAGATCCGTGTGCCCCCCGACCCGCGGATCGATCCAGTCGCTGATGTACAACGCCCCATCGGGACCGATCGCGACGTCCGACGGCCGGAACAGCGTCTCCGCCGCCCCCTTCGCCGTCGAGTTGCCGCCGATGAAGTCCGACCCGGCGTACTTCCGCTCCGCGTTCGACGTCGCCAGAATCCGCCGCTCGCCGAGGTTGAAGCCGGCGCCGCTGCGCGACGGGCGGTAGGCGAAGATCTCGTTGCGTCCCGGTTCGGCGGCGAAGAAAGTCCCCTCCCACGCCGCGCCGAGCGCGCCGTTCTCGTAGAACACGTTGCCGGTCGGCGATCCGCCGCCATAGACGTCCCCGGCCGGCGCGACGCCGGGGTCATCCTGCCGCCACTCCGCGATCGGCACCGTCTGCCCGGGACGGCGATCCGCCTGCCACGAGCGCTGCCCGTCGAGTGACGAGAAGCCGAAGTTGGCGTACTCCATCACCCACGAGACGCGGCACGCGGGAGGATCATCGTTGTCGTTCTGGAAGACGTCGCCCAGCGACGTCACCGACTGTTCGTAGCTGTTGCGATAGTTGTAGCCGATGATCTCGGCGCCGGTTCCGTCCGGATTCATCCGCACCGTGAATCCGC
Coding sequences within:
- a CDS encoding PadR family transcriptional regulator, with translation MPKRGSAPLHGEMLMGTLDVLVLKTLAIGPAHGHTIAHAIERRSEDVLQVEHGSLYPALHRLEDRGWIASFWGTSENNRRARYYRLTPKGRRQLEAQTNRWDEIVRAVNRILRPAE
- a CDS encoding PVC-type heme-binding CxxCH protein gives rise to the protein MRRLSVFLVSIVSFAALLQAQTPAQTQAPQPAFNIPPSIPLELFQVADGLEITLWAATPMLRNPTNIDIDRDGRIWVAEGVRYRRHHARQPEGDRIMVLQDTDGDGKADSSHTFVQETALVAPLGVSVIDNKIVVAQPPDLIVYTDVDRNLRFDPAVDKRDVLLTGFHGVNHDHSLHSVTVGPDGKWVFNQGNTGAMFTDRSGKTFRSFGAYRDGPVGPFKDPHNKAEHAGKPSDDGHTYVGGFTVRMNPDGTGAEIIGYNYRNSYEQSVTSLGDVFQNDNDDPPACRVSWVMEYANFGFSSLDGQRSWQADRRPGQTVPIAEWRQDDPGVAPAGDVYGGGSPTGNVFYENGALGAAWEGTFFAAEPGRNEIFAYRPSRSGAGFNLGERRILATSNAERKYAGSDFIGGNSTAKGAAETLFRPSDVAIGPDGALYISDWIDPRVGGHTDLDDTTAGAIYRIAPKGFVSKPPAFDASTIDGLITALRSPAVNVRAIGFEGLKARGAAAVDAVAALLTDPNPYVRGRGLYLLYQLGPEGRRRAGTPESQTDPAMKIAAYRAMRRTGLDVLPVAARLARDPDPGVRREVALSLRDQPAAASLDILVDLARGFDGTDRSYLEAWGTGATGKEAAVYERLRRDLRVPPDPLAWSPSFAWLAWRLHVPAAVDDFAARARAAKLPLEDRRRAMDALAFIDVPAASDAMLKLAGPAGPLRDLAIWWLLNRVSNSWQSHNLQAALKVTKIYDPEAIKLEEVAAPPPASVPDPAIAEVLQLRGDAARGKQLTAACVMCHAIGGIGPDVGPSLDGWGRGKSAEVIARAIVQPSAEIAQGYDGTELRTTDGLVIQGLLIKQGDPLMMRSRGGFTQIIPANRVANRRRMTESLMLSAAQLGLKAQDVADLIAFLTVR